A genomic window from Methanobacterium sp. BRmetb2 includes:
- a CDS encoding diphthine synthase: MLYFIGLGLFDEKDISLKGIEILKKVDTIYAEFYTAKLFGSTFSSLEEIVESPIKILSRKEVEEDNIPINSALDNDVAFVTAGDPLIATTHSDMMIQAKKRGIDAQVVHASSILSAAPGIAGLQAYKFGKVTTIPFPEKNYFPHSPYLTIETNMKFKAHSLVLLDIRAEEERYMTANQGLDYLLNVEKERNKKIVLNDSIAVVIARAGSLKPLVRSDRIQNLLNEDFGGPLHSLIIPSQLHIMEAEYLVEVAGAPEEILKKSI; the protein is encoded by the coding sequence ATGCTTTATTTTATTGGTTTAGGTCTTTTTGATGAAAAAGATATTTCACTTAAAGGAATTGAAATACTGAAAAAAGTTGATACTATATACGCTGAGTTTTACACAGCTAAACTATTTGGGTCTACTTTTTCATCTCTGGAGGAAATTGTAGAATCCCCAATCAAAATTTTAAGCCGAAAAGAAGTTGAAGAAGATAATATTCCAATCAATTCGGCATTGGATAACGACGTTGCATTTGTGACTGCAGGAGATCCTTTAATAGCCACAACCCATTCTGACATGATGATTCAAGCCAAAAAAAGAGGAATTGATGCACAGGTTGTTCATGCTTCTTCCATTCTTTCTGCTGCTCCTGGAATTGCTGGACTTCAAGCTTATAAATTTGGAAAAGTTACCACCATACCTTTTCCTGAAAAAAACTATTTTCCACATTCACCTTATCTGACGATAGAAACCAATATGAAGTTCAAAGCTCATAGTTTAGTGCTTCTTGATATTAGAGCAGAAGAAGAAAGATATATGACTGCAAATCAGGGATTAGATTATCTTTTAAATGTTGAAAAAGAGAGAAACAAAAAAATTGTGTTAAATGATTCCATTGCAGTTGTAATAGCAAGAGCAGGTTCTCTAAAACCTTTAGTACGTTCCGATAGAATTCAAAATTTATTAAATGAAGATTTTGGGGGACCACTGCATTCGTTAATTATACCTTCCCAACTCCATATCATGGAGGCAGAATATCTAGTGGAAGTAGCCGGTGCTCCAGAAGAAATATTGAAAAAAAGTATCTAA
- a CDS encoding modification methylase, which produces MKKSPIKTSLFPRPFLKWAGGKNQLLNEFEKRLPYSMVKCKRIYRYVEPFLGGGAMFFFLKKNYDVRESVLFDINPDLIVAYKVIKNDHRELISQLEEIEFKHLKKNEVNRKQHYYLIRSLYNHQMKNFDYENPSDEWVERTSYFIFLNKTCYNGLFRLNKKGEFNVPYGRYDNPKIYNKENIKKINRALKDTEIFQGDFTGSEYFINEKTFVYLDPPYRPLSDTSNFTNYAKNGFSENDQLILANFFVKMDKKRAYLMLSNSDPQNLNPSDTFFDELYEKYIIERIPAKRNINRNILKRGQINELIIRNYQR; this is translated from the coding sequence ATGAAAAAATCCCCCATTAAAACTTCATTGTTTCCTAGACCATTTTTAAAATGGGCTGGTGGAAAAAACCAACTCTTGAATGAGTTTGAAAAAAGGTTACCTTATTCTATGGTCAAATGTAAGAGAATTTATAGATATGTTGAGCCATTTTTAGGTGGGGGTGCAATGTTCTTTTTTCTGAAGAAAAATTATGATGTTAGGGAATCCGTTTTGTTTGATATCAATCCAGATCTGATTGTGGCTTACAAAGTTATAAAAAATGATCACAGAGAATTAATTAGTCAATTAGAAGAAATTGAATTTAAACATCTTAAAAAAAATGAAGTTAATCGGAAACAACACTACTATCTCATAAGAAGTCTCTATAACCATCAAATGAAGAACTTTGATTATGAAAATCCTAGTGATGAATGGGTTGAAAGAACTTCTTATTTCATATTTTTAAATAAAACATGTTATAATGGTTTGTTTCGTTTAAATAAAAAAGGAGAATTTAATGTACCTTATGGAAGGTATGATAACCCTAAAATATATAATAAAGAAAATATTAAAAAAATCAACAGGGCTTTAAAAGATACTGAAATCTTTCAGGGCGATTTTACTGGATCTGAATATTTTATTAATGAAAAAACTTTTGTATATCTAGATCCTCCCTACCGACCACTTAGTGATACTTCCAATTTCACCAATTATGCGAAAAATGGTTTTTCAGAGAATGATCAACTTATATTAGCCAATTTTTTTGTCAAAATGGATAAAAAAAGAGCTTATCTTATGTTAAGCAATTCTGACCCTCAAAATTTAAATCCTTCTGATACATTCTTCGATGAGTTGTATGAAAAGTATATAATTGAGAGAATTCCTGCTAAACGAAATATAAATAGGAATATTTTAAAAAGGGGTCAAATTAATGAGTTGATTATTAGAAATTATCAAAGATAA
- a CDS encoding CDP-alcohol phosphatidyltransferase has translation MIFKSYIPSAVTSIRLIAAPIIFYSFLNYNFILAFAVLIIALFSDLMDGYLARKFNATSHLGAYLDVTADFTLIITCFLAFVLRGWYNPLILLIITVMFSLFIATSNLKKPVYDHVGKYLGSFLMGMIFLSFLIPNAILRQILSIIFVIFSLISISTRLLFLHNKNKSL, from the coding sequence ATGATCTTTAAATCATATATTCCATCTGCAGTTACATCTATTCGGCTAATTGCAGCTCCAATAATTTTTTATTCATTTTTGAATTATAATTTCATTTTAGCATTTGCAGTTCTTATTATTGCACTGTTTTCAGACTTGATGGACGGATACCTCGCTCGAAAATTTAATGCAACTTCCCATTTAGGGGCTTATCTGGACGTAACTGCAGATTTTACACTGATAATCACTTGTTTTTTAGCATTTGTTTTAAGAGGATGGTACAATCCATTAATCTTATTAATAATTACAGTGATGTTTTCTCTTTTTATTGCAACTTCAAACCTTAAAAAACCAGTTTACGATCACGTAGGTAAATATTTAGGCTCATTTCTCATGGGGATGATTTTTTTATCATTTTTAATCCCTAATGCTATTTTAAGACAGATATTGTCAATAATATTCGTCATATTCTCTTTAATTTCAATTAGCACCAGGTTATTATTTCTACACAATAAAAATAAGTCACTTTAA
- a CDS encoding multidrug ABC transporter ATP-binding protein, whose protein sequence is MMNNYIINAQGISKNFDGLMAVDDLNLKIKKGEVFGFLGPNGAGKTTSINIMVGLLKPSTGKVMVNGDDIEKIDRGLIGICPQEIVLWEYLTCKESLMLMGDMYEVPKDVLDFRVNKLLKDLYLEDKANIVVDKLSGGMKRRLNLALALVHEPEIVVLDEPSEGLDPQSRRVLWNYILSLRNDEGKTVILTTHLMDEADRLSDRIAIIDHGRLLRLDTPENLKKEIGEGDVVDMKINDSKKNNELIESLSKLEQVHSAIEVDGRINIRALDAVGKLPIIMEQVEKLGVRITELSVRQNTLEDVFIELTGTRLRE, encoded by the coding sequence ATAATGAATAATTACATAATTAATGCCCAGGGCATAAGTAAAAACTTTGATGGCTTAATGGCAGTGGATGATTTAAATTTAAAAATCAAGAAAGGAGAAGTTTTTGGATTTTTAGGTCCTAATGGGGCAGGAAAAACGACTTCAATTAATATAATGGTGGGGCTCCTTAAACCTTCCACAGGAAAGGTAATGGTTAATGGAGATGACATTGAAAAAATTGATAGAGGTTTAATTGGTATTTGTCCACAAGAAATAGTTCTTTGGGAATATTTAACCTGTAAAGAGAGTTTGATGCTGATGGGGGATATGTACGAAGTACCCAAAGATGTTCTGGACTTTAGGGTAAATAAACTACTTAAAGATCTTTATCTAGAAGATAAGGCCAATATTGTTGTTGACAAACTTTCAGGCGGTATGAAGCGCAGATTAAATCTGGCATTGGCTCTAGTGCATGAACCTGAAATTGTCGTGCTTGATGAGCCATCAGAGGGTTTGGATCCCCAATCACGAAGGGTGCTTTGGAATTACATATTATCATTGCGCAATGATGAGGGTAAAACTGTTATTTTAACCACACATTTAATGGATGAAGCTGATCGTTTAAGTGATAGAATAGCCATCATTGATCACGGTCGTTTACTACGGTTGGACACTCCAGAGAATCTTAAAAAAGAGATTGGAGAAGGAGACGTGGTAGATATGAAGATCAACGATTCAAAGAAAAATAATGAATTGATTGAAAGTTTATCCAAATTAGAGCAAGTACACTCGGCAATAGAAGTAGACGGCAGGATTAACATCCGGGCACTGGATGCAGTTGGTAAACTTCCTATTATAATGGAACAAGTGGAAAAATTGGGAGTTAGGATTACTGAATTATCTGTAAGACAGAATACTCTGGAAGATGTTTTTATAGAATTAACTGGAACTAGATTGAGGGAATAA
- a CDS encoding ABC transporter yields the protein MKFISIAKKNAKELIRDRRGLFMILIFPLFFMLVFGFAFGGMGQTNTPHNIAIVNNDEGAVLPFTQEKVNFGNNLTNILRDSKYEDSDINLFKITKTNETTADELLKQRDVDAALIIPKNFSQGVVTLITNTLTQETGNIQNTPVTNNQTATIIIKGDTGYVGFGISQGIIVGIFEQYQDQLLFEIQSKISGNTAAEPTKFLESKVEPLEGTETFTSFDFLAPGMIVFAILLLATTVAASLTREVEKGTLARLKLSYMRSLDLLLGGLIPWSLVAAAQVIILFIVAVLIGFHWQGGLNSLILAIFVGIIGGIASVALGMIIAAFAKTERQAANLGTIITVPTSFLVGAFFQLPQVIIGNLMGQSFQIYDFLPWTHTLNALRTLLTFGGGWNDITYQLGLSVILTVLLFIVGVFLFSKNRLRAET from the coding sequence ATGAAATTCATAAGTATTGCTAAGAAAAATGCGAAAGAACTAATTAGAGATCGTAGAGGACTGTTTATGATATTGATATTCCCTCTTTTTTTCATGTTAGTTTTTGGTTTTGCATTTGGGGGAATGGGCCAGACTAACACGCCCCATAATATTGCTATTGTAAATAATGATGAGGGAGCAGTGTTACCATTTACCCAGGAGAAAGTTAATTTTGGTAACAATCTGACCAATATTTTAAGAGATTCAAAGTATGAAGATAGTGATATAAACTTGTTTAAAATCACAAAAACTAACGAAACCACTGCAGACGAATTATTAAAACAGAGAGATGTGGATGCTGCGTTAATAATTCCGAAAAATTTTTCGCAAGGTGTAGTAACCCTCATTACCAATACTCTAACTCAGGAAACAGGAAACATACAGAATACTCCAGTCACAAATAACCAAACAGCCACAATCATAATAAAAGGAGACACAGGATATGTTGGTTTTGGAATTTCACAGGGTATTATTGTGGGGATATTCGAACAATACCAGGACCAATTGTTATTTGAGATTCAAAGTAAGATTTCTGGAAATACTGCAGCTGAGCCTACCAAATTTTTGGAAAGTAAAGTTGAACCATTAGAAGGTACTGAAACATTCACATCATTTGATTTTCTTGCTCCCGGGATGATAGTATTTGCTATTTTACTACTGGCAACTACAGTCGCCGCTAGTTTAACCAGGGAAGTTGAAAAAGGCACATTGGCCCGTCTAAAATTATCTTACATGAGGTCACTGGATCTTTTATTAGGCGGTCTTATCCCTTGGTCTTTAGTGGCCGCAGCGCAAGTTATCATTTTATTTATTGTAGCAGTACTTATTGGATTTCACTGGCAAGGAGGTCTTAACTCATTAATACTGGCGATTTTTGTTGGGATTATTGGGGGAATTGCTTCTGTTGCTTTAGGAATGATAATTGCGGCTTTTGCAAAAACCGAGAGACAAGCAGCAAATCTGGGTACAATAATCACAGTACCTACCAGCTTTTTAGTGGGTGCTTTTTTCCAACTGCCCCAGGTGATAATTGGGAATTTAATGGGACAATCCTTCCAGATATACGATTTTCTACCTTGGACACACACTTTAAATGCATTACGTACTCTATTAACCTTTGGCGGCGGATGGAATGATATTACTTATCAGTTAGGATTATCTGTAATACTGACAGTCTTATTGTTTATAGTAGGAGTATTCCTATTTTCAAAGAATAGATTAAGGGCAGAAACATAA
- a CDS encoding methyltransferase type 11, with product MDTKKHRHHGKSSQKFLDDADVLSRIGLFEGATFLDAGCGDGFFSIAASSRIGNNGKVYAIDIYEESINNLQNEILAKSIRNMEAIVADITHKIPLPNESVDICFMANVLHGFVENQELDSALSEITRVIKPGGIFAVVEFKKIERTFGPPMEIRLDESDINDILIDYGFSSQSSCDIGDYHFLVKYIKK from the coding sequence ATGGATACTAAAAAACACAGGCACCACGGTAAATCAAGTCAAAAATTTTTAGATGATGCTGATGTCCTATCAAGGATTGGTTTATTTGAAGGAGCTACTTTTTTAGATGCAGGTTGTGGAGATGGATTTTTTTCTATTGCAGCTTCTTCAAGGATAGGTAATAATGGAAAGGTATATGCTATCGACATTTACGAGGAATCAATAAATAATCTTCAAAATGAAATCCTGGCTAAATCAATAAGGAATATGGAAGCAATAGTTGCAGATATAACTCACAAAATACCATTACCTAATGAATCAGTTGACATATGTTTTATGGCTAATGTACTACACGGATTTGTCGAAAATCAAGAATTAGATAGTGCACTTTCTGAAATTACCAGAGTTATAAAGCCAGGAGGTATTTTTGCCGTGGTTGAATTTAAAAAAATCGAGAGGACATTTGGACCTCCAATGGAAATAAGATTAGATGAATCAGATATTAACGATATTTTAATTGATTATGGATTTAGCTCGCAATCTTCGTGTGATATAGGAGATTACCATTTTTTAGTAAAATATATAAAGAAATGA
- a CDS encoding archaeosine tRNA-ribosyltransferase, with the protein MLKITQHDGPARLGKFNEIRSPGLIEPKNPFKLIKDEPVPYDIPKTLAEWSVRKTIKYAKDSPENGIGTIHGSKYLDLRIKCAKELEKLGINIFLIANGDKLLKRQKDLINIIVNLRKTLNPNSAIYFPLVDLSFIPLLTYMGVDFFGSYVCDYYARLNTIITPTLKYNLKEYPIYDLDYEEIRKYNHNTLDFVIREIRENIKNGTLRNLVEMRCCTSPETMSALRILDKEYPEYLEKYTRLY; encoded by the coding sequence ATGCTAAAGATAACACAACATGATGGTCCAGCCAGATTGGGGAAATTTAATGAAATACGTAGTCCTGGACTAATAGAACCAAAAAACCCATTTAAACTTATAAAAGATGAACCTGTTCCCTATGATATACCCAAAACCCTGGCCGAATGGTCTGTTAGAAAAACAATTAAATACGCGAAAGACAGTCCCGAAAATGGAATTGGTACTATACACGGATCAAAATACCTTGATCTGAGGATTAAATGCGCCAAAGAGTTGGAAAAACTTGGAATTAACATTTTTTTAATTGCTAATGGAGACAAACTTCTAAAAAGACAGAAAGACTTGATAAACATCATAGTTAATCTGAGAAAAACCCTGAATCCTAATTCAGCAATTTATTTCCCTCTTGTGGATCTTTCTTTTATACCTCTGCTTACATATATGGGTGTTGACTTTTTTGGAAGTTATGTGTGCGATTATTATGCAAGATTGAATACCATTATTACTCCAACTCTTAAATATAATTTAAAAGAGTATCCAATTTATGATTTAGACTATGAAGAAATTAGAAAATATAATCATAATACTTTGGATTTTGTAATTAGAGAAATTCGGGAAAATATTAAAAATGGCACGCTTAGAAACTTAGTGGAAATGAGATGCTGCACTTCCCCTGAAACTATGTCTGCTTTAAGAATATTAGACAAAGAATACCCTGAATATTTAGAAAAATACACCAGATTGTATTAA
- the hdrC gene encoding CoB--CoM heterodisulfide reductase subunit C, with product MSMLQRLKKMFTGKGEGPEQDKSKDTAEKPETKTENEQKSIAEDKKTGKVKSETSSASKGEEEKSKPGESTKETEEKAEPGTPPTSEEKEKKPKTERSVSMSLLDRADNILKPEDIDKEFTQQIKDAGAESLEYCFQCGTCTGSCPSGRRTPYRVRQIVRKSLVGLKEEVISSDELWMCTTCYACQERCPREIKIVDVIKLARNEAAKAGYMGQAHKAVGSFVIKTGHGVPINEATMELRKQVGLGELPPTTHQFPGALEEIQKITKTTGFDALIGYNPETGELE from the coding sequence ATGTCAATGTTACAACGCCTTAAAAAAATGTTTACAGGAAAAGGTGAGGGGCCAGAACAAGACAAATCTAAGGACACCGCTGAAAAACCAGAAACTAAAACAGAAAACGAACAAAAATCAATCGCTGAAGACAAAAAAACAGGAAAAGTTAAATCAGAAACTTCAAGTGCTTCTAAAGGTGAAGAAGAAAAATCTAAACCTGGAGAATCAACTAAAGAAACAGAAGAAAAAGCAGAACCTGGAACTCCACCTACTTCAGAAGAAAAAGAGAAAAAACCTAAAACTGAAAGGAGTGTTAGTATGAGTTTACTTGATAGAGCAGACAATATACTCAAACCTGAAGATATAGATAAAGAATTTACACAACAAATTAAAGATGCCGGCGCAGAATCTTTAGAATATTGTTTCCAATGTGGTACCTGCACTGGATCCTGTCCATCAGGAAGAAGAACCCCTTACAGGGTAAGACAAATTGTAAGAAAATCATTAGTTGGTCTCAAAGAGGAAGTCATTTCCAGTGACGAACTTTGGATGTGTACCACCTGCTATGCCTGCCAAGAAAGATGTCCCCGAGAAATAAAAATTGTGGACGTAATAAAACTTGCCAGAAATGAAGCAGCAAAAGCCGGTTACATGGGCCAAGCTCACAAAGCAGTTGGATCATTTGTTATAAAAACCGGACACGGTGTACCAATAAACGAAGCTACCATGGAACTTAGAAAACAGGTAGGATTAGGTGAATTACCACCAACGACTCACCAGTTCCCTGGAGCATTAGAAGAAATACAAAAGATAACCAAAACAACAGGTTTTGACGCTTTAATAGGATACAACCCAGAAACAGGAGAATTAGAATAA